The genomic DNA GGGCTTAGTGTTAAAACGGCATCACCGAAACCCAGTTGAAAATCACGACCGGTTAACCAAGTTTCCGTTAGCCAAGAAGCAGAAAGAACGGATTTTTCAGGGCCACTTTGAATGCCGTCCGTCGCAAAGTAAAATGATGAATTTAGTGTATCGTAATTTTGCCACTACCAAACAACCGGCGCGGAATTTGTTAATTGAGGCGCCCACTGGGAGCGGGAAAACCCTAGGGTACTTATTTCCACTCGCGTTTCTGTTGCAGTCTGGGCAGGCAGCGGTGATTAGTACTGCAACGATTAACCTGCAAGAACAGTTGCAAAATGTAGTAGAGCGGGATTTGAACGCGGGCTTTGGGTTTCACGTCCAGGCCGTCGTGTTAAAAAGTCGCCGACACTATCTAGACTTGTCCCGGTTTGCCACGGCCCTCGTCGCCGATGATTCGAACCAGCTCTCCCAGTTTAGTAAGGCGCAAATTCTAGTCTGGTTGACGCAAACGACAACTGGGGATTTAGATGAATTGCATATCCCACAAAATGCGGCCATTTTACAGCAGGTGAACTACCAACGAGAGCCGCAGTTAGCGGAGAGTGAATTTGGCGAGTACGACTTTTGGCACTGGAAAATGCAGCAAGTCGCCACGGCTGACGTTGTGATTGTGAATCATCACTACCTGAATCAAAATGCGGCGGAAGTGGCTGCCACTTTAGGTGGGCAACCGTACTTAATCGTGGATGAAGCTCAGCATTTACCAGAGGTGGCCTTTGCAGCGCAACGGAAGCACTGGTGGCTGGGTGGAGTTAAAACCAACGTTGGTCGGGTTAAAAATGATGTTTTTCAGACCCACGAACGCAACCTGGAAGATATCATTAGCACCCATCCGGACCTGCGCGGACTCCTGAAACGGCTGATGCATCAGCTGACGCAATTAGAAACGGTTAATCAGGAACTAATTCAAATACTGCTGACAAATTTACACGTGCGCTTACAACCACAGGCGGATGTTGTTCGAATTCCAGTCGATTGGCTGGTTAAATTTACCACTCAGGCACAACTGCGGTTGCAAAAACAGGACCAATTAGCAACACAACTGACCCAGCGCTTAACGTCCCTCAACCAAGCTTTGGGACAGAGGGAGGCGCAGTGGGTGGCCTCTGAATACGAAACGTTTTTACGGTTTAACGAACACGTGCATGCCGTCTTGCAGGGGGTTAGTGAGCTCCAGCAGCTCGTGCATGAGGTAAAAACCCAGTCAGTTGCCGATGGGTTTTGGTTGCGGTATGGAGCCGATCATGACCCGAATAACATGCGGTTAGAATGGGCCCAGTTTGATACCAGTACCCGGTTACAAAAACAAATTTATCAATACTTTCAACCAGCAATTTTCACGGGGGCCGTCTTATTTACCTCCAAAAAGTCGCAGTACATTTATGATCAGCTCGATTTACGGCGGGGCACAACACGGATGAAGCGGTTACCCACGGACTTTGATTACCAAAAGCAGGTTCAACTGATGATTGCGGACCAAATGCCACTGCCACCCGCAACAGAAAATGAGGAATACGTGGCGTTTCTGGCCAATTCCATTCAAAAGATTTATCGAGCCGCGCCCGTCCCGACCTTAGTCCTGTTTAATTCCTTAGAGTTAATTCAAGCGGTCCACGCTAAATTAAAGGGACAACCCGGACTGGGGATGCTCTTAGCCTCAGGGATTTCTGGGAGTCAGAGTAAAATCATGCGGCGCGCTGTTCTGCACCACGCTCCGATTATCTTAGGTGCAGCTGGCTTCTGGGAGGGCGTTGACTTTCCGCCACACTACCTAAAATCAATCATAATTCCGCGAATTCCGTTCGCCGCTCCGGATAGTCCGGTGATGCAAGCGCGGTCTGCTTATCTTAAACAACAACAAAAGAATCCGTTTACCAGTTATTCGCTCCCGCACGCCATCATCACCATGAAACAGGGGATGGGACGGTTACTTCGCCGCAGTAATGACAGTGGAATTATTACCATCTTGGATAATCGGATTTTAACCAAGCGGTATGGAACCCAAATTTTAACGGCTATTGAGGAAAATCTCCAAGTCCACACGGGAGCAATTAAAGCAATTCAACAGCAGCAAAAAGAATTTTTAGCAAAGCACCAGCAGGAGCATTGATTTGCTATAATAAACGCAGAATGGTTACGAAAGGGATTTAGACATGCGAGAACGAAGACAACGAAAATTTAAACTACAACGCCTATTAAGCTGGGTGGGGGCGTTCCTCGTCGTGGTGGTCCTCGCGCTATTAATTATTATGTTGATCGCTAAATTACCGCAAAAACAAACGTTAAGGAGCGCTACGAGTCTGGCTGAACAACACGCCCATTTTCACGACGTCCAAAAGACTTACAAAGCCAACCTCAAACGACCTTACTATACGGTGGTTGGGAAGAACCAAGCGAACCAACCTGCCTATGCCATCGTTAGTAGTGATTTCAAACACATTCGCGTTATGAAACAAACCGATGGGATTACGGCTGAAAATGCCAGTGCAATTGCGCAACGGCGGGTCGCTGGGGACGTTACCAACGCTGGGTTATTGATCTACCGGAAGCAACCGACGTGGGTAGTAACCTTGCAAAGCAAACACCAAGTTCACTACGTGCTAGTGAACTTTAAGACCGGCAAGGTCATTAAAACGCTTAATTTATAGGGGAGCGATTCAACATGAGCACCACATCTGCACTAGCTAAATACTTAAATTCCGGATCAATTAACGTATCCGGTTTTTTATTAACGAATTTAGCTAACCTCAACATTAGTGGCACAGAACTAACGATGTTGTTAGAACTACAGTACTTTCGCAGTCAGGGGGACCGGTTTCCGGCAGCCGAGGCATTAGCAAGCGCCATGGGGCTCACCGAACCGGCGGTGTACGATTTATTGCACCAGTTGGTGAGCAAGAAATTGATTAGTATTACCACCAGCGCCGACGAAAAGGATGAGTATAGTTTTGCGCCGTTAGTGGCCAAGCTAAACGAATTACTGCAACAAGTTCCGGATGATCAGCAACCGGGGTCAACACCAACAACTAGTGATACGGGCACACCGAAAACGAGTATTAGTGACCGTGAGCAGACCTTTAAAATGATTAATCATGAATTTGGCCGAATGTTATCGCCAATTGAGTTAGAAACCGTCACGGCCTGGTTTGACCAGGATCATTATTCCGCGGAGTTGATTCAGCTAGCCCTGCGCGAAGCCGTCTTAAATCAGGTTTATAATCTCAAGTACATGGACCGCATTCTGCTAAACTGGGACAAGCAGCACTTACAAACCGCTGCGCAGGTAGAAGCCCATCGAACCCAACGCCAGGAAAAACAAGCAACGGGGACGAAACAACCACTACCTCAGGTGCCACTCTTTAAAATTAAGAAGGATCAATAACTCCAATTAACTAAAAAAGCGTCGACAAAGCTTTCCTTTGTCGACGCTTTTACTTACCGCTTATTTAGTCCCAGCCGCAGGTTGAGGCTGGTTTACAGCTTGATTATTCCCACTTTGGTTATTCGCTGGGGCGGTTTGGTTATTAGTCCCAGTCGTTGGTTGGGAATTATTTTGTTGCTGATTGTTCCCACCGTTATTAGGAACTGGTTCTGGATTGGTTTGGTTATCATTGTTGGTCGTTTGCGTGGTGGTGGCTGGTTTTTGCTCGTTATTAGCCGTGGTACCACTATTGGTGTTTTTATCCGTAGTTTGTTCTTCCTGTTTATTTGGTTGATTATTCGGCAGGTTAACGACGGCTTTATTATCCGCAGTTTGACCCGCTTGCGTATTGTTCTTAATTACGTTTTCCTTCAGATCGCCCGCATGACCAGCAATGTAGTACTGAGTTTGGTTATCAACCCTAGTTTTAACTACGTTGGCTGGTTTCGTCCAGTTGTCGTTTGGTAAGTCCTGGGAGGCATTTTGCATGACTTCCTTATAGAACAACTGCGCAATTTTGGACTGTGATTGCGAAATGTAGTGGCCCGGTTCTAACGGTTTATCGTACCCAGTCCAGACTGAGAGCGAGAGGTTCTTGGTGTAACCAGTAAACCAGGAATCCATGCTAGAGTTTTCTGGCACCGAACTGAGCCAATCATCAGGATACTGCGTGGTCCCGGTCTTTCCAGCCTGGTTTAAGCCCGGGATGTTAGCTGCCGTTCCAGAACCCTTCGGATCAGTCATCACGCCTTTCAGCATGTCTGTGATCATAAAGGCAGTGGATTCAGACATCGCTTCTTTTCCGCTTGGCGAGTAGGTCTTTGTTTCACCCGTCGGAGTTTCGACTTTTGAAATGGCATAGGGTTTGTAATAAGTTCCGCCGTTCGCAAAAGCGGCGTAAGCAGCGGCCTCTTGCTTCGTTGAAATGTAAGCTCCAATCCCGTTTTGCAGGTTCAGCGGTTCTTTAAAGCTCATCCCTAAGCCGTTCAAGAATTCGGTTGCCCGAGGAACCCCAACTGCTTCAAGGGTGCGAATGGCGGGAATGTTCCGCGATTCAACGAGCGCCTGCCGCATCGTCATGGTTCCTTCGTATTTATTATCGAAATCATGCAGTTGCCGATTAGTGCCAGGGTAGGTATATGGCGTATCTTTAATGGGTTGGTAGGTTGGATAATTTAGGTACTCAATGGCGGGACCATAATCCATGAGCGGTTTCATGGTAGAACCACTGGAATGGTCAGTTTGAACGGCTCGATTTAACCCGAACTGAATGTTTTGCTTCCGACTACCAAGCATTGCAACGATTTTCCCGTTATTCGGGTTTGTCATCGTGGCCCCGATTTGAAAGTCATTATTAGGAAAGTTTAAGTCTGAATTATCATCGTTTGCTAGTTGATACATCTGTTTCTGGGTATCCATATCAATGTTTGTATAAACTTTGTTGCCGGCGTTTAGTTTGTAACCTTTTTGATTCATTTCTTGCAGGACTTGACCGATGTAAGCATCTGCGTACTTCTCATCCTTTTGCGTTGGCGTTTTATCAACATTTTGTTTATCAATTCCTGCCTGGACGTCTTCTTGTTCGGCCTGATTAGCTTGCTTTCTGGTAATGGCTTTGTTTTTGACCATTGCTTCTAGGACTTGGTTTCTCCGGGCCGTAGCGTATTTCGGATTATGCACCGGGTTGTAAGCTACAGGAGCTTGGGGGAGACCAGCTAACAGGGCCGTTTGGGCCAAATCCAGTTCACTCAAGGGTTTGTGGTACATTACTTCGGAAGCCGTTTGCATCCCGTACGCATTGTTACCCATATAAACCTTATTAATGTAGAACTCTAAAATTTGTTGCTTGCTGTATTCACGGTTTACCTTAGTGGCTAACCAGGCTTCTTGCGCCTTCCGTTTTAGGGTTTGATCAGACGCTTTGGTAGAAAAGACGGATAGTTTAACCAGTTGCTGGGTTAGGGTACTTCCTCCCTGTAACCCGCCCCCACCAAAGAGGTTATTAACAGCCGCCCCGACGATTCGGACGGGGTCAACCCCCTTATCGGTGTAAAAATGCCGATCTTCAACCGAGATGATCGCGTTCTTCATGTTTTCAGGAATATCCTTTTGTTTAACATAATCGCGATTTTGCATTCCTAACCGTGAGATGACCTTTCCATTGCGATCATAGATCGTCGTAGAGTTATCACTAGAGAGGGTTTTATACGAAATGTTGGGGGCAGTTGAGGCATAATAAGTAAAAACCCCACATCCCACTAGAAAAAGCACAACGAGGAAAAACAGCACCCACATGGTGATTTGAAAAACGGGGCCCCGTTTCTTCTTGCGATTTTTCTTTAAACGACTATAAACTTCATCGGAACTCATGCTTATTCTCCTTTATTCTTATCAATAATTGCTTGGACCGCATCGAGATAGGGAATTAACGGGTTAATTTTAGGTTTAATCAGGTACGCCGAAGTGGCTAATTCTGTTCTTGTAATCGATTTTCTTCCCCCGTTAAATTGCCGTTCCCAAAATCGGAATAAGTCTGGGCCGTTTAACAAGTATATTTCATTTTTCCGCACAAAGCGAATTAAAGCAAAACAAATGCCCCCCAAATCAGCGCAACTTTGCATGTGGTGAATTTGGTGGGGGTGGAAGTTGGCTAACGGAAAGGACTGAAGGTTGGTCGTTTCCTTGGCATCAAAATCAAGGTAGTAACCGGCATAAATCCCATTATAATCGGTGGTTGATGCTTGCTTAAAGTAGGCTTCTTTGATGACCGCTGCACTCCGTTTGGGATAATCAACGTTCACAATCTGAATCGGGGTCGGCTTTTTATGGACTACTGCGATTTGTTGCGCTTGATAAAATTGATTGCTTTGATTAATCTCGGCTTCAAGCGACATTCCCCGATCCCCATGGCCCGCGGTGGAGTGGGATTGTGCTCTATGCTTGGTCGTGAAAGTTTGGAAAGGACGTCCATTCGGATAATTGATTGTCAAATTAACCTCCTTATAATATTGAGCAATTAATTTGAAGCGTGGTATATTACAGATGATGATTCCATTATAGCAATTTCAACCGATGAATAAAATTATACTAATTCAGGTGACTTTATGAGTAGACAATGGATAACAGGATATCGTAGTTATGAATTAGGGGCCTTTGACGAGCAAAGTCCCAAGGTGCAAATCATTAAACAAGCACTCCGCGAGCAAATGGTCAATTTAATTGAGAATGGCTGCGACTGGATCATAACTGGGGCCCAACTTGGTACGGAACAGTGGGCGGTAGAAATTGCCGCCGACTTAAAAACCACATTTCCAGCCCAGTTTCAGATTGCTGTCATGCTACCGTTTGCGGAGTTTGGTTCCCAGTGGAATGAGAATAACCAAATACGACTGCAACACGTCCTGGCATTAGCTGACTTTTCCACCACGGTGAGTCGGGCAGAGTACCATCATCCCCAACAACTAAAGAATTACCAGCGGTTCATGTTAACCCACACTGATGGGGCACTCTTACTCTATGATTCTGAAAATGAAGGGAAGCCGCACTATGACTTAGACGCAATTCATCAGTTTCAGGCTAACCATCCCTATGTGTGTCAATTGATTGAGTTTGACGATTTACAGGAGGTCGCCGATCAGTACGAAGCCGAAAGAAATGCTGAATTTTCGGAATGATTGTGTTATAATGTGATAGTTACCAAACGATAAGAGGTGCAGATTATGGATAGCATTAACTTTACTCCTAAAGACATTTTGCAAAAAGAATTTCGGCAAAAGATGCGGGGTTATGACCCAACTGACGTTGATTCATTCCTAGATGAGATTATCAAGGACTATGAGACCTTTCAAAAGGAACTCGACGACAAGGACCAACGCATTGCTCAGTTGGTTGCTGAAAACAACCAATTGAAAGCGCAACAAGTAGCGCCAACGCCCCAGGCTACTCCAGCACAGCCCCAACCGCGCTCGAACGTTCAGTCGCAACCAACTACTTCTGAGCGTCAAGCAACCGACAGTACAACGCTAGATATTTTACGCCGGTTATCGAACTTGGAACAACGGGTGTTTGGTGACGGATATCACGGATAGGTGTTAATTGGTGTAGGTTCTGAGTAATCGCGGTCAGCAATCGCTGGCTGAGGAAAGTCCACTCTCGCACAAGCTGAGATGCTTGTAGTGTTCGTGCCCGGTGAAAAAATAAGCCGAGGGATTGCAGATGCAATTACGGCGAAGGAATTGGCTACGGCTTTGGCTATGCCTTAGTACTTCCTAAGGTGCTATAGAGACGATTAATTCAAGAAATTGAATTACTGGAACGCAGTAAACCCCGCGAGCGGGAAACCCAAACTTTGGTAGGGGAGCTTTACACACGGAAACTGAACTAAGTGTAGGGCAAGAATCATTTGATTCTTGAGATAGATGATTACTACTCGATTGTTAGTCCTGATCTTTCAATTGAGCACAAAACATGGCTTACAGGAGCCTACACCAATCAGGATGAGTGGGTTTTTTCCCACTCTTTTTTTATAGAATTAGAAAGGACAGCGCATGCAAACATTTAAACTGATGGCCACCTGTGCGGCAGGAATTGAGGCCGTAACTGCCACAGAATTAAAGCAATTAGGGTATCAAGTCGAGGTGCGCAATGGGATGGTCCTATTTACCGGTACGGTTGCAGACATCATTAAAACAAACCTATGGTTACGCACCGCCGATCGGATTAAAATCATCGTCGGTGAATTTGAGGCGCAAACGTTTGATGATTTATTCGAAGGAACGAAAGCATTATCCTGGGAGCGGTTAATTCCGATGGATGGCCAATTTCCGGTGGCCGGTCGATCGAAAAAATCGTTGCTGCATAGCGTTCCCGACGTGCAAGCCATTACGAAGAAAGCGATTGCCACTAAACTGGCTACTTTTTATCACCGGCGCACGCGCTTACCAGAAACCGGTGGACTATATCCACTAGAAGTGCGGATTGTGAAAAACCACGTCGTTGAACTCTTAGATACCACGGGACCAAGTTTGTTTAAGCGGGGGTACCGGGTTGCAAAGGGGGAAGCCCCGTTAAAGGAAAACATGGCGGCAGCGTTAGTGTTGTTGACAAACTGGCATCCGGAGACGATGCCGTTTCTGGATCCGATGTGTGGTTCCGGAACAATTCCGATCGAAGCCGCGATGATTGCCCGTAACATCGCTCCCGGTAGCAAACGGTCCTTTGCATTTGAGGCCTGGGATTGGATTAGTCCAGACCTCGTAGCCACAGCCCGTGTCGAAGCCCAAGCTGCCGTTACGGAGCCGGGGGCGCTCCAGATTCAAGCTTCCGATGTGAATGGTGAAATGATTAATCATGCCAAGGTTAATGCCGAAGCCATGGGGCTGTTACACGACATTCAATTTAAACAACTCGCCGTTCAGGATTTTCATACGGACGAACGTGATGGCGTGGTCGTTACAAACCCGCCCTACGGACAACGATTAGGGGATCAAGCGGCTGCTACGAAACTTTATCAAGCGTTGGGGGCTGTTTTTCGGCCCTTAACCAGTTGGTCAAAGTATTTCCTTACCAGTGATTTGAACTTTGAAGTTGCCTACGGAGAAATCGCAACCAAACGGCGCAAGTTGTATAACGGCCAGATCAGAACGGACTACTTCCAGTATTGGAGTAATCACCGTTAAGGAGGGATCACCTACGAAACGAATTGCAATTATTGGGAGTGGCATCGTTGGAACCAGTGCGGCGTATTTTTTAAACCACTGGACTAATCAATCCGAGGTTCAAGTAACTGTTTTTGATGCAGGGACCGGGCAGGCTACCCGGGCTGCAGCTGGGATCATTTCACCCTGGCTATCCAAACGGCGCAATCAGAAGTGGTACCACCTTGCGCGGGCGGGCGCTGAAGTGGTTGCTGAGTTGGCAAGGACCACAAAAATGGATCAGTTAACTTACGCTCACAATGGCACCATCATTACTAGAAAAAATCCTGACCAACTAGCAGAATTAGTGGAACTTGCGCAAGCCCGTAAGGTTGATGCTCCGCAAATGGGTGAACTAGTGCCGCTTAGTCCCGCCCAAGTCCGGCAAGCGCTCCCCATGTTAACGAAGCTTACTACTCCTGGTTTATTCGTGGGAGGCGGCAGTTGGATGGATGGGCAACGCTTTTGCCAGCACCTGTTGGCCAGTTGTAATTCACAATTGCAGCTACTTAATTTCCAAGCGGTCCAGTTACTAGATGAACACCACTTAAAGCGTGGCACGACCACGCAAGCTTTTGATAAAATCATTGTGGCAACGGGAGCGTGGACGAAACCAGTCTTAGCTACTTTGCACGTGCAAGCCGACGTTCGGCCTCAAAAGGGCCAATTAATTGAAATAAAACTAGCACAACCAACTTCACCAAAGCGGCCCGTTTTAATGCCGGAAGCAGAAGCGGATTTGATTCCAGTTGCACCAGATCGGTTAATCGTAGGCGCAACTCATGATGATGAGGCCGGGTTTGACCTAACGACCACCACGCAAGCGACCACCGAGCTACTTGCCACGGCGCAACGGTTCATGAGTGGCATTAGTCGGAAAAATGTTATGCTAGAACGGGTTGGAACCCGGGCGTACACACCAGATTATGGCCCGTTTGTGGGTCCCGTTCCTGCACACCCCGATGTCTTAGTGGGCACAGGCTTGGGTTCATCGGGGTTAACGACCGGGCCGTTGGTCGGGAAGCTGATTGCAAAGCTGGCACTAAATCAACCAGTCAACCTTGCTTATTACAGCAAACCAGTCACTAATTATTTACGTTCCGAGTGATGCAGGGCTTGCAAGGCTAATTGGTGGGCTCCTTTGTTTTGCTGTTCTGGGATCCAATTCACAAACACTAGGGAAAATGGTGCTTGTAACTGGTGAATCTGATCAACATAGCGTTGATAGTGTTTTGCATAATTTTTGTGCAGACTGTCGGAAACGATTTTACTGTCCGTATAGTAATTAACGACCGTTGTGGCTAATTCAGCCCGCGTTAGTTTAGCGGTTAAAGTGGTAAACGCGAGGAGACAAGCTTGAAATTCGGCTTCATGATTATCAGTTGCAGCTAGCAAGCTTTTTATCTGATATTGTTTGTGATTTACAATCATTAAAATGCCGGCACTACTGGTCTGTGTTTGGGGCCGTTCCGCGGCATCAGAATATAGTTTTATGTACATGACAATCTCCATTCGTAAGGGGTGTGCTTTATGATAACGCAGAAAAGAAAATTTTTATATCAACCGCAACCGACAACCAGTGTCATTTGTTGGAGTTGGACCGTCATTGTTTTGTTGGTGGGAGTCATTATCTGGCTAGAAATTACCCAATTTCAAAACATTACGTTGGCGTTTTTCCTTGCTTTTGCGGGTTTAACTTGGATTCAAATTTACTTTCGTAAGTTGTTGGTTTGGTCAGATACAATTGAGATCCGTCAGGTTTTAAATCCCTTTGGTAAGCAACTGAGTTTACAATCGA from Fructilactobacillus ixorae includes the following:
- a CDS encoding helicase C-terminal domain-containing protein — its product is MKANSKYAVVDMETTGTDLQRGDRIIQFSVSFVQNGRQTGAFSTYVNDGVSIPSEITALTGIDQATIETAPSFDQLAPKVYQMLQGTVFVAHNVNFDFPFLNHHLERVGYPALELEAVDTVTLSQLFFPTLGSYRLSDLSRHFQIHHHHPHSSASDAAATAQLLLKISQQISKLPVQTVQAVLDLELNLPQQTTQFIRVNFEAMDQPRQQLPADQVELEGLVLKRHHRNPVENHDRLTKFPLAKKQKERIFQGHFECRPSQSKMMNLVYRNFATTKQPARNLLIEAPTGSGKTLGYLFPLAFLLQSGQAAVISTATINLQEQLQNVVERDLNAGFGFHVQAVVLKSRRHYLDLSRFATALVADDSNQLSQFSKAQILVWLTQTTTGDLDELHIPQNAAILQQVNYQREPQLAESEFGEYDFWHWKMQQVATADVVIVNHHYLNQNAAEVAATLGGQPYLIVDEAQHLPEVAFAAQRKHWWLGGVKTNVGRVKNDVFQTHERNLEDIISTHPDLRGLLKRLMHQLTQLETVNQELIQILLTNLHVRLQPQADVVRIPVDWLVKFTTQAQLRLQKQDQLATQLTQRLTSLNQALGQREAQWVASEYETFLRFNEHVHAVLQGVSELQQLVHEVKTQSVADGFWLRYGADHDPNNMRLEWAQFDTSTRLQKQIYQYFQPAIFTGAVLFTSKKSQYIYDQLDLRRGTTRMKRLPTDFDYQKQVQLMIADQMPLPPATENEEYVAFLANSIQKIYRAAPVPTLVLFNSLELIQAVHAKLKGQPGLGMLLASGISGSQSKIMRRAVLHHAPIILGAAGFWEGVDFPPHYLKSIIIPRIPFAAPDSPVMQARSAYLKQQQKNPFTSYSLPHAIITMKQGMGRLLRRSNDSGIITILDNRILTKRYGTQILTAIEENLQVHTGAIKAIQQQQKEFLAKHQQEH
- a CDS encoding DUF5590 domain-containing protein; protein product: MRERRQRKFKLQRLLSWVGAFLVVVVLALLIIMLIAKLPQKQTLRSATSLAEQHAHFHDVQKTYKANLKRPYYTVVGKNQANQPAYAIVSSDFKHIRVMKQTDGITAENASAIAQRRVAGDVTNAGLLIYRKQPTWVVTLQSKHQVHYVLVNFKTGKVIKTLNL
- a CDS encoding DnaD domain-containing protein; protein product: MSTTSALAKYLNSGSINVSGFLLTNLANLNISGTELTMLLELQYFRSQGDRFPAAEALASAMGLTEPAVYDLLHQLVSKKLISITTSADEKDEYSFAPLVAKLNELLQQVPDDQQPGSTPTTSDTGTPKTSISDREQTFKMINHEFGRMLSPIELETVTAWFDQDHYSAELIQLALREAVLNQVYNLKYMDRILLNWDKQHLQTAAQVEAHRTQRQEKQATGTKQPLPQVPLFKIKKDQ
- a CDS encoding PBP1A family penicillin-binding protein produces the protein MSSDEVYSRLKKNRKKKRGPVFQITMWVLFFLVVLFLVGCGVFTYYASTAPNISYKTLSSDNSTTIYDRNGKVISRLGMQNRDYVKQKDIPENMKNAIISVEDRHFYTDKGVDPVRIVGAAVNNLFGGGGLQGGSTLTQQLVKLSVFSTKASDQTLKRKAQEAWLATKVNREYSKQQILEFYINKVYMGNNAYGMQTASEVMYHKPLSELDLAQTALLAGLPQAPVAYNPVHNPKYATARRNQVLEAMVKNKAITRKQANQAEQEDVQAGIDKQNVDKTPTQKDEKYADAYIGQVLQEMNQKGYKLNAGNKVYTNIDMDTQKQMYQLANDDNSDLNFPNNDFQIGATMTNPNNGKIVAMLGSRKQNIQFGLNRAVQTDHSSGSTMKPLMDYGPAIEYLNYPTYQPIKDTPYTYPGTNRQLHDFDNKYEGTMTMRQALVESRNIPAIRTLEAVGVPRATEFLNGLGMSFKEPLNLQNGIGAYISTKQEAAAYAAFANGGTYYKPYAISKVETPTGETKTYSPSGKEAMSESTAFMITDMLKGVMTDPKGSGTAANIPGLNQAGKTGTTQYPDDWLSSVPENSSMDSWFTGYTKNLSLSVWTGYDKPLEPGHYISQSQSKIAQLFYKEVMQNASQDLPNDNWTKPANVVKTRVDNQTQYYIAGHAGDLKENVIKNNTQAGQTADNKAVVNLPNNQPNKQEEQTTDKNTNSGTTANNEQKPATTTQTTNNDNQTNPEPVPNNGGNNQQQNNSQPTTGTNNQTAPANNQSGNNQAVNQPQPAAGTK
- the recU gene encoding Holliday junction resolvase RecU, translated to MTINYPNGRPFQTFTTKHRAQSHSTAGHGDRGMSLEAEINQSNQFYQAQQIAVVHKKPTPIQIVNVDYPKRSAAVIKEAYFKQASTTDYNGIYAGYYLDFDAKETTNLQSFPLANFHPHQIHHMQSCADLGGICFALIRFVRKNEIYLLNGPDLFRFWERQFNGGRKSITRTELATSAYLIKPKINPLIPYLDAVQAIIDKNKGE
- a CDS encoding DUF1273 domain-containing protein codes for the protein MSRQWITGYRSYELGAFDEQSPKVQIIKQALREQMVNLIENGCDWIITGAQLGTEQWAVEIAADLKTTFPAQFQIAVMLPFAEFGSQWNENNQIRLQHVLALADFSTTVSRAEYHHPQQLKNYQRFMLTHTDGALLLYDSENEGKPHYDLDAIHQFQANHPYVCQLIEFDDLQEVADQYEAERNAEFSE
- the gpsB gene encoding cell division regulator GpsB; this encodes MDSINFTPKDILQKEFRQKMRGYDPTDVDSFLDEIIKDYETFQKELDDKDQRIAQLVAENNQLKAQQVAPTPQATPAQPQPRSNVQSQPTTSERQATDSTTLDILRRLSNLEQRVFGDGYHG
- a CDS encoding THUMP domain-containing class I SAM-dependent RNA methyltransferase, translating into MQTFKLMATCAAGIEAVTATELKQLGYQVEVRNGMVLFTGTVADIIKTNLWLRTADRIKIIVGEFEAQTFDDLFEGTKALSWERLIPMDGQFPVAGRSKKSLLHSVPDVQAITKKAIATKLATFYHRRTRLPETGGLYPLEVRIVKNHVVELLDTTGPSLFKRGYRVAKGEAPLKENMAAALVLLTNWHPETMPFLDPMCGSGTIPIEAAMIARNIAPGSKRSFAFEAWDWISPDLVATARVEAQAAVTEPGALQIQASDVNGEMINHAKVNAEAMGLLHDIQFKQLAVQDFHTDERDGVVVTNPPYGQRLGDQAAATKLYQALGAVFRPLTSWSKYFLTSDLNFEVAYGEIATKRRKLYNGQIRTDYFQYWSNHR
- a CDS encoding NAD(P)/FAD-dependent oxidoreductase; translated protein: MPTEKSQPNGASCITARSERTTSSIGVITVKEGSPTKRIAIIGSGIVGTSAAYFLNHWTNQSEVQVTVFDAGTGQATRAAAGIISPWLSKRRNQKWYHLARAGAEVVAELARTTKMDQLTYAHNGTIITRKNPDQLAELVELAQARKVDAPQMGELVPLSPAQVRQALPMLTKLTTPGLFVGGGSWMDGQRFCQHLLASCNSQLQLLNFQAVQLLDEHHLKRGTTTQAFDKIIVATGAWTKPVLATLHVQADVRPQKGQLIEIKLAQPTSPKRPVLMPEAEADLIPVAPDRLIVGATHDDEAGFDLTTTTQATTELLATAQRFMSGISRKNVMLERVGTRAYTPDYGPFVGPVPAHPDVLVGTGLGSSGLTTGPLVGKLIAKLALNQPVNLAYYSKPVTNYLRSE
- a CDS encoding ribonuclease HI family protein encodes the protein MYIKLYSDAAERPQTQTSSAGILMIVNHKQYQIKSLLAATDNHEAEFQACLLAFTTLTAKLTRAELATTVVNYYTDSKIVSDSLHKNYAKHYQRYVDQIHQLQAPFSLVFVNWIPEQQNKGAHQLALQALHHSERK
- a CDS encoding EbsA family protein; protein product: MITQKRKFLYQPQPTTSVICWSWTVIVLLVGVIIWLEITQFQNITLAFFLAFAGLTWIQIYFRKLLVWSDTIEIRQVLNPFGKQLSLQSISRVQAHRNSIAFNAGGRRYKFLLPANSVIELQELLVQSEKQEDDHAN